A region from the Bacteroidales bacterium genome encodes:
- a CDS encoding FHA domain-containing protein: MYKIICDYCGTENTFSAKEQQPVECSNQACQNSLKGLEVITVDIEDKEQQVQENEKLIGLKLIYQKTSEEITVKTDPKIIIGRESVGSKVLWKIEQISRSHCSIEFSNNKYTVTDLGSTNGTFIGVGTDKISCKTPQLFTDNDFLVLGREVFLIQFLKEEKLSEPETVLQEETKEIEESKKNLCTECSCVLIKLPCSCPDCGTWNE; the protein is encoded by the coding sequence TAAAATAATTTGTGATTATTGCGGAACCGAGAATACATTCTCTGCAAAAGAGCAACAGCCTGTTGAATGTTCAAATCAGGCTTGTCAGAATTCCTTGAAAGGACTGGAGGTTATTACTGTAGATATTGAAGATAAAGAGCAGCAAGTTCAAGAAAATGAAAAACTCATCGGTTTGAAATTGATATATCAAAAAACATCTGAGGAAATAACTGTTAAAACAGACCCGAAAATAATTATTGGCAGGGAAAGTGTCGGCAGCAAGGTTTTATGGAAAATTGAACAAATAAGTCGTTCACATTGCAGTATTGAATTTAGTAACAACAAATACACAGTTACCGATTTAGGCTCAACAAACGGAACCTTTATCGGAGTAGGAACTGATAAAATCAGTTGCAAAACACCGCAATTGTTTACAGATAACGATTTTTTAGTATTAGGCCGAGAAGTTTTTTTAATTCAGTTTTTGAAAGAAGAAAAACTGTCTGAACCTGAAACTGTGCTTCAGGAAGAAACCAAAGAAATTGAAGAATCAAAAAAAAATTTATGTACGGAATGTTCATGTGTATTAATAAAATTACCGTGTTCTTGTCCTGATTGCGGCACTTGGAACGAATAA
- a CDS encoding T9SS type A sorting domain-containing protein — MKQVINFIVFIVATWHINAQVPQYVPSSNLRAWWSFSGDAQDASGNNINGTINGALLTQDMHDQPNSAYIFNGVNNWIDLGDNDLLNPHFSDWTVSAWIKTTSDYSRIFSKGSHGGSQPGYTIMIYPGSGGRAALIFGIDGYEHIVKSDSPVNDDNWHMITGVISRSDTIIIYIDGVEQNEKLFIGDHSGSDLANNTYNAAIGVSYSFMGTPNFLVEYFNGKIDEVGVWSMVLNQCEILDLYNERSRDTSITETECDSFTAPDGTVYTTSGIYTAVIQNATGCDSTITIDLTINYSNTGTDIITACDSYTWIDGVTYTVSNNTATYTLTNVADCDSIVTLDLTINYSNTGTDIITACDSYTWIDGVTYTVSNNTATYTLTNVADCDSIVTLDLTINYSNTGTDIITACDSYTWIDGVTYTVSNNTATYTLTNVADCDSIVTLDLTINYSNTGTDIITACDSYTWIDGVTYTVSNNTATYTLTNVADCDSLVTLNLTIIIVNTAVTVNGLTITADADEAIYQWLECPAMTVISGETNQSFTATANGNYAVEVTENGCVDTSVCVSITSVGIYENSFGNGLLLYPNPTDGNFSIDLGDNYESVTITITDLTGKLILSKTYIESQVLNLNLDEPVGAYLLIIESGGKKAVIRIVKE; from the coding sequence ATGAAACAGGTAATCAATTTTATTGTATTTATTGTAGCAACTTGGCATATTAATGCTCAGGTACCTCAATATGTTCCTTCAAGCAACTTAAGAGCGTGGTGGTCTTTTTCGGGAGATGCCCAGGATGCAAGCGGTAATAATATTAACGGAACTATAAATGGTGCGTTGCTCACTCAAGATATGCATGATCAACCAAATAGTGCTTATATTTTCAACGGAGTCAATAATTGGATTGACTTGGGTGATAATGACTTACTAAACCCTCATTTTTCTGATTGGACTGTATCAGCCTGGATTAAAACAACTTCAGATTACTCTCGAATTTTTTCAAAAGGATCGCATGGAGGGAGTCAACCGGGATACACTATAATGATTTACCCCGGCAGCGGTGGAAGAGCAGCTCTAATTTTTGGTATTGACGGATATGAACATATTGTAAAATCTGATAGCCCTGTAAATGATGATAATTGGCACATGATTACAGGCGTTATAAGCCGGAGTGATACTATTATAATATATATTGACGGTGTGGAACAAAATGAAAAATTATTTATTGGCGATCATTCAGGTTCAGACTTGGCAAATAATACATACAATGCTGCAATTGGCGTTTCATACAGTTTTATGGGAACTCCAAATTTTTTAGTAGAATACTTTAACGGGAAAATTGATGAAGTGGGTGTGTGGAGCATGGTATTAAATCAATGTGAAATTCTCGATCTTTATAATGAACGCAGCAGAGATACTTCAATCACAGAAACCGAGTGCGACAGCTTCACTGCTCCTGACGGAACCGTGTACACAACATCGGGAATCTACACAGCAGTGATACAGAATGCAACGGGATGTGACAGCACCATAACCATTGATCTCACTATAAACTACTCAAACACAGGAACGGATATTATTACAGCTTGTGATTCATACACCTGGATTGACGGAGTAACTTATACCGTAAGTAATAACACAGCAACATATACATTGACGAATGTTGCCGATTGTGATTCCATTGTTACGCTCGACTTAACAATCAACTATTCCAACACAGGAACGGATATTATTACAGCTTGTGATTCATACACCTGGATTGACGGAGTAACTTATACCGTAAGTAATAACACAGCAACATATACATTGACGAATGTTGCCGATTGTGATTCCATTGTTACGCTCGACTTAACAATCAACTATTCCAACACAGGAACGGATATTATTACAGCTTGTGATTCATACACCTGGATTGACGGAGTAACTTATACCGTAAGTAATAACACAGCAACATATACATTGACGAATGTTGCCGATTGTGATTCCATTGTTACGCTCGACTTAACAATCAACTATTCCAACACAGGAACGGATATTATTACAGCTTGTGATTCATACACCTGGATTGACGGAGTAACTTATACCGTAAGTAATAACACAGCAACATATACATTGACGAATGTTGCCGATTGTGACTCTTTGGTTACATTGAATTTAACTATTATCATTGTTAATACTGCTGTAACTGTAAACGGCCTGACAATTACAGCTGATGCCGACGAAGCAATTTATCAATGGTTAGAATGTCCTGCTATGACAGTTATTTCCGGAGAAACAAATCAATCATTTACTGCTACAGCAAATGGAAATTATGCCGTTGAGGTTACAGAAAACGGATGTGTTGACACCTCTGTATGTGTTTCCATTACGAGTGTTGGCATATATGAAAATAGTTTTGGAAATGGACTTCTGCTTTATCCTAACCCGACTGATGGTAATTTCTCAATTGATTTAGGTGACAATTACGAATCCGTAACAATAACAATAACAGATTTAACCGGAAAATTAATCCTTTCCAAAACATATATTGAAAGTCAGGTGCTAAACTTAAATCTGGATGAACCGGTAGGAGCTTATTTGTTAATTATAGAATCCGGAGGTAAGAAAGCGGTAATTCGAATAGTAAAAGAATAA
- a CDS encoding serine/threonine-protein phosphatase produces MKYNISAFTHIGTKREINQDRILVNDKILETGFCHITEQQECFCFVADGIGGGVRGEIASQFVLEKISELKDEFMELNNTQIHDSLSKINKDLISYAKSNPEYFGTGTTLTGLIITQNQDSLTVNAGDSEIRVLRNNMFFQITENQVLDDSHSGSPLMSYFGGKENSLDLSLTSSLRSIIENDIYVIASDGLFGSLSPKEVKEILSVDKTLAEKSELILETALSKGSDDNISCILIELI; encoded by the coding sequence ATGAAATATAACATATCAGCATTCACTCATATCGGTACAAAAAGAGAAATAAATCAAGACAGGATACTTGTTAATGATAAAATTCTTGAAACAGGATTCTGTCATATTACAGAACAACAGGAATGTTTTTGCTTTGTTGCGGATGGAATAGGAGGTGGTGTTCGCGGAGAAATTGCATCACAATTTGTTTTGGAAAAAATATCGGAATTAAAAGATGAATTCATGGAATTGAATAACACTCAAATTCATGACAGTTTATCAAAAATAAATAAAGATCTTATTTCATATGCTAAATCAAATCCTGAATATTTTGGAACAGGCACAACATTAACCGGATTAATAATTACACAAAATCAAGACAGTTTAACTGTAAATGCCGGAGATTCAGAGATCCGAGTTTTACGAAATAATATGTTTTTTCAAATCACTGAAAATCAAGTGTTAGATGACTCTCATTCCGGCAGCCCGCTTATGAGCTATTTCGGAGGTAAAGAAAACAGCTTGGATTTAAGTTTAACATCATCTTTACGAAGTATAATTGAAAATGATATATATGTTATTGCATCTGACGGTTTATTCGGTTCTTTATCACCAAAAGAAGTAAAAGAAATTTTGTCAGTAGATAAAACCCTTGCCGAAAAATCTGAATTAATATTAGAAACTGCTCTTTCAAAAGGTTCTGATGATAATATAAGTTGTATTTTGATTGAACTTATTTAA
- a CDS encoding ankyrin repeat domain-containing protein has product MNTLEKDKSLFQAIKEGDLKKVNEALYSGANINSLSKNFNRKPIFNACGFNHVDIIKVLLNRGAFATDGLMPAAMSGNIKLLQLLIENKADVNAKLTENGHTLLHIACDFNQVEFIRYLLTIDTIELSPETNEGKTPYDLLKKFGMDDDLKSFLKK; this is encoded by the coding sequence ATGAATACATTAGAAAAAGATAAGAGCCTTTTCCAAGCCATTAAAGAAGGTGATCTTAAAAAGGTGAATGAAGCCTTATATTCCGGAGCGAATATAAATTCGCTAAGTAAAAACTTTAACAGAAAGCCTATTTTTAATGCTTGTGGTTTTAACCATGTTGACATAATTAAGGTATTATTGAACAGAGGAGCGTTTGCTACAGATGGCTTAATGCCTGCAGCAATGAGTGGAAATATTAAATTATTACAATTACTTATTGAAAATAAAGCAGATGTGAATGCTAAGTTGACGGAAAATGGACATACCTTGCTTCACATTGCTTGTGATTTTAACCAAGTAGAGTTCATAAGATATCTATTAACAATAGATACAATAGAGTTATCTCCTGAAACAAACGAAGGGAAAACACCCTATGATTTATTAAAAAAATTTGGAATGGATGATGATCTAAAATCATTTTTAAAAAAATAA